A window of the Proteus terrae subsp. cibarius genome harbors these coding sequences:
- the tehB gene encoding SAM-dependent methyltransferase TehB, which translates to MELVSYKTMPEWTRTSIPLALLERHNTKEGTYAQMRVLQGNMTFVVFNDDGSQISVECDTDNQPPLIQPQQWHKIDKTSDDVRCQLSFLCAPEDKLFKENDLSLPHSEVRYMATFTQPCKVLDLGAGRGRNSFYLASQGYDVTALDINASHIDAIETVKTKTGLAVKSGLYDINEASLTDKYDIILSTVVLMFCQRERIESIIKNMQECTNSNGINVIVCPVETSNSDPAEIPFKTFLRPNELADYYKEWEIIKYNENPGHLHKTDANGNRIALNFATLIARKK; encoded by the coding sequence ATGGAACTTGTAAGTTATAAAACAATGCCTGAGTGGACTCGTACATCCATTCCTTTAGCGTTATTAGAACGTCACAATACAAAGGAAGGCACTTATGCCCAAATGCGGGTATTGCAAGGTAACATGACATTTGTTGTTTTTAATGATGATGGTTCACAGATTTCAGTGGAGTGTGATACTGACAATCAGCCACCTTTAATTCAACCTCAACAGTGGCATAAAATAGATAAAACGAGCGATGATGTTCGTTGCCAACTCTCTTTTTTATGTGCTCCAGAAGATAAGCTATTTAAAGAGAATGACTTATCATTACCACATTCTGAAGTACGTTATATGGCAACATTTACCCAGCCTTGTAAGGTGTTAGATTTAGGTGCTGGTCGTGGTCGAAATAGTTTCTATTTGGCATCTCAAGGTTATGATGTAACAGCGTTAGATATTAATGCCTCGCATATTGATGCTATTGAAACTGTTAAAACCAAAACAGGGTTAGCGGTAAAAAGCGGCTTATATGATATTAATGAAGCTTCACTGACAGATAAATACGATATTATTCTTTCAACTGTTGTTTTGATGTTCTGTCAACGAGAACGTATTGAAAGTATTATTAAAAATATGCAGGAATGTACCAACTCTAATGGTATTAATGTGATTGTTTGCCCTGTTGAAACGTCAAATAGTGATCCTGCTGAAATTCCATTTAAAACCTTTTTACGTCCAAATGAATTAGCTGATTATTATAAAGAATGGGAGATTATTAAATATAATGAAAACCCAGGGCATTTACATAAAACAGATGCAAATGGCAATCGTATCGCCTTAAACTTTGCTACTTTAATCGCGCGTAAAAAATAG
- a CDS encoding NAD-binding protein, whose translation MKLSAILNVIETSKVTRKMMSLLLILNGIFIIYSILLSRGIYLDWEIHGFSAWLKSLGVLKLLDIPKVMLACALILLSIFMYLGARIAWCVSLILLATIIFLDVAVYQQMGFQSYFSFILAIGLLMSWRAFPHHSLTSAGFVAFICILSLLLFSMLGSLYIGDEFKPHITTLMDAFYFSIVCMTTLGFGDIVPVSTNARIFTLTVVILGITVFTTSIVYVMGFLARGTRDIVKKRIAKMHNHFIIIGSSVLASQLEKGLREQGKQVIAICTDKNKATYDVQANIIEGDPTNLKTLLSANIAKASWVATLSESDAENTFILLTIQECSNVNAKLITIINQDENRDKISRLRPDMLFSLASLGKEIMMKVLCGESISSSDVTDLLLNKYLKS comes from the coding sequence ATGAAATTATCCGCAATACTGAATGTAATAGAGACATCTAAAGTGACAAGAAAAATGATGTCTTTATTACTTATCTTAAATGGTATTTTTATCATTTACTCTATTTTGCTGTCTCGTGGTATTTATCTGGATTGGGAAATCCATGGGTTTTCAGCATGGCTTAAATCTTTAGGTGTATTAAAACTTCTTGATATACCCAAGGTCATGTTAGCTTGTGCTTTAATCTTGCTTTCAATATTTATGTATCTGGGGGCTAGAATTGCGTGGTGCGTCTCGTTGATTTTATTAGCCACCATTATTTTTCTTGATGTTGCTGTTTATCAGCAAATGGGTTTTCAATCCTATTTTTCTTTTATTTTAGCTATTGGGTTGCTGATGAGTTGGCGTGCATTTCCGCATCATAGTTTAACTAGTGCTGGCTTTGTGGCTTTTATCTGTATCCTTTCTTTGCTGTTATTCTCAATGCTGGGAAGTCTTTATATTGGTGATGAGTTTAAGCCACATATAACAACGCTGATGGATGCATTCTATTTTTCTATTGTCTGTATGACGACACTAGGATTTGGCGATATTGTGCCAGTTAGCACGAATGCACGTATTTTTACTCTTACTGTTGTTATCTTGGGAATAACCGTTTTTACCACGTCCATTGTGTATGTCATGGGATTTCTTGCGCGTGGCACTCGCGATATTGTTAAGAAAAGGATCGCTAAAATGCATAATCATTTTATTATTATTGGTTCATCGGTATTAGCTTCTCAATTAGAAAAAGGGTTAAGAGAGCAAGGGAAACAAGTTATTGCGATTTGTACCGATAAAAACAAAGCCACTTATGACGTGCAAGCCAATATTATTGAAGGCGATCCTACTAATCTTAAAACATTACTATCTGCCAATATTGCAAAAGCAAGTTGGGTGGCGACTTTATCTGAAAGTGATGCAGAAAATACCTTTATTTTACTGACTATCCAAGAATGTTCTAATGTTAATGCCAAATTGATCACTATTATTAATCAAGATGAGAATAGAGATAAAATCAGTCGTTTACGCCCAGATATGCTGTTTTCTTTAGCATCATTGGGTAAAGAAATTATGATGAAAGTTTTGTGTGGCGAGTCTATTTCCTCATCAGATGTGACTGATTTGCTTTTAAATAAATATTTAAAATCATAA
- a CDS encoding linear amide C-N hydrolase, whose amino-acid sequence MMKKLRHTFLGTLLISGFLTVGITDVDACTRLVYLGDNNQIITARSMDWKYDIGTNLWVFPQGMQRSGEAGDNSIKWTSKYGSVIASGYDISTTDGMNEKGLVANLLWLAESDYPAYTKEKPAISISAWAQYVLDNFASVEEAVNALDSEPFIVLTDKVPGQDRMATLHLSLSDATGDSAIIEYINGKQVIHHSKEYQVMTNSPIFSEQLALNSYWQQIGGTVMLPGTNRASDRFARASFYVNAIPKAQSSKKSLASVFGVIRNVSVPYGLSTAESPEISSTRWRTVADHKNQLYFFESALSPNTFWVNLKEIDFSKESGKVMTLPLGEEQSIIYSANATSHFKPAEPFKFQGLDNIPLNN is encoded by the coding sequence ATAATGAAAAAATTACGCCATACTTTTTTGGGTACTCTACTTATCTCTGGTTTTCTCACGGTAGGTATTACAGATGTTGATGCATGTACCCGGCTTGTTTATTTAGGCGACAATAATCAAATTATTACAGCTCGCTCGATGGACTGGAAATATGATATAGGAACAAATTTATGGGTGTTCCCACAAGGGATGCAGCGTTCAGGAGAAGCTGGCGATAACTCGATAAAATGGACATCTAAATATGGAAGTGTGATTGCATCCGGTTATGATATTTCTACGACAGATGGTATGAATGAAAAAGGTTTAGTGGCTAATTTATTATGGTTGGCGGAATCAGATTATCCAGCATATACCAAAGAAAAACCGGCGATTTCAATTTCTGCATGGGCGCAGTATGTGTTAGATAATTTTGCTTCAGTTGAAGAAGCCGTTAATGCATTAGACAGTGAGCCTTTTATTGTATTAACAGATAAAGTTCCTGGACAAGATAGAATGGCAACGTTACATCTCTCGCTTTCAGATGCAACGGGAGACAGCGCCATTATTGAATATATTAATGGTAAGCAAGTGATTCATCATAGCAAAGAGTATCAAGTGATGACGAACTCTCCTATTTTTTCAGAACAATTAGCGTTGAACAGTTATTGGCAACAAATTGGTGGAACCGTGATGTTACCGGGGACTAACCGAGCATCAGATCGTTTTGCTAGAGCTTCTTTTTATGTGAATGCCATTCCTAAAGCTCAATCGAGTAAAAAATCGCTTGCCAGTGTATTTGGTGTGATCAGAAATGTATCTGTGCCTTATGGACTAAGTACGGCTGAATCACCAGAAATTTCATCCACACGCTGGAGAACTGTCGCTGATCATAAAAACCAATTATATTTTTTTGAATCAGCATTATCGCCAAATACCTTTTGGGTTAATTTAAAGGAAATTGATTTTTCAAAAGAGAGTGGGAAAGTGATGACATTACCATTAGGTGAAGAGCAGTCGATAATCTATTCTGCAAATGCGACAAGTCATTTTAAACCCGCAGAACCTTTTAAATTTCAAGGATTAGATAATATTCCTTTAAATAATTAG
- a CDS encoding YceI family protein encodes MFKKALLGLTAGALLFNASTALAADYTIDKQGQHAFVQFRIQHLGYSWLYGTFKDFDGTFSYDKEDPSKDKVDVVIKTGSLDTNHAERDKHLRSADFFNASKYPEARFVSTQVTRDGENYVVTGDLTLNGVTKPVSLNAKLIGEGTDPWKGYRAGFEATGKINLKEFNFKSDLGPKSQEAELIISVEGVKKA; translated from the coding sequence ATGTTTAAGAAAGCTTTATTAGGTTTAACCGCAGGTGCGTTGTTATTTAATGCAAGTACTGCTTTAGCAGCAGATTATACTATTGATAAACAAGGCCAACACGCATTTGTACAGTTTCGTATCCAACATTTAGGCTATAGCTGGTTATACGGCACTTTTAAAGATTTCGATGGTACATTTAGTTACGATAAAGAAGATCCATCAAAAGACAAAGTTGATGTTGTGATTAAAACAGGAAGCTTAGATACTAATCACGCAGAACGTGATAAGCACTTACGCAGCGCTGATTTCTTTAATGCAAGCAAATACCCTGAAGCTCGATTTGTTTCAACTCAAGTTACTCGTGATGGCGAAAACTATGTAGTTACAGGTGATTTAACATTAAATGGTGTGACTAAACCTGTTTCATTAAATGCAAAATTAATTGGCGAAGGTACTGATCCTTGGAAAGGTTATCGCGCTGGCTTTGAAGCAACAGGTAAAATAAATCTGAAAGAGTTTAATTTTAAATCAGATTTAGGACCAAAATCACAAGAAGCAGAATTAATTATCTCTGTTGAAGGTGTAAAAAAAGCGTAA
- a CDS encoding cytochrome b, whose protein sequence is MQWRNNVSSYGHLSLLLHWGSALAIYGMFALGLWMVTLGYYDSWYHSAPEIHKSIGILLFIILIVRVIWRWISPPPKALSSYSQLTRISAHIAHMLLYLILFSILISGYLISTADGQAISVFDWFSVPAIFTGEAEQADLAGDIHLYLAWAVVLLSLLHAAGALKHHFIDKDVTLKRMLGMRTK, encoded by the coding sequence ATGCAATGGCGAAATAATGTGTCTAGCTATGGGCACTTATCACTCCTTTTACACTGGGGGTCAGCGCTGGCTATCTATGGCATGTTTGCTTTAGGACTGTGGATGGTAACGTTAGGATATTATGATAGTTGGTATCATTCTGCACCTGAAATACATAAGAGCATTGGTATTCTTTTATTTATTATTCTGATAGTGCGTGTGATTTGGCGTTGGATCTCACCACCACCTAAAGCTTTATCAAGCTACAGTCAATTGACACGTATTAGTGCCCATATTGCACATATGCTTCTATATTTAATCTTATTTTCTATTCTGATTAGTGGTTATTTAATTTCAACCGCAGATGGACAAGCTATATCTGTATTTGATTGGTTTTCTGTACCTGCCATTTTTACAGGGGAAGCCGAACAAGCGGATTTAGCGGGTGATATTCATCTTTATTTAGCTTGGGCAGTGGTTTTGTTATCGCTGTTACATGCGGCAGGTGCTTTAAAACATCATTTTATTGATAAAGATGTTACGTTAAAACGCATGTTAGGAATGCGAACTAAATAA
- a CDS encoding MurR/RpiR family transcriptional regulator, whose protein sequence is MSTATNLNELQEQVRSRYNGLSKRLQQVAHYLLDNKNSVAFDTIAILADKANVPPSTLIRFANAFHFNGFNEMKQLFQNHLMNEMVNENENLTYKQKYKEEPPNLNEPAYILQEFAQANSHSLQQLANQTHREMLNKTLQLLEHAETIYICGFHHSFSAASYFFHALSHIPCETVFVNSLGGMYKEQLRNITHRDVLFGIHFHPYSDEMQKMCEMATYKEAKQIIVTDSPISPLASLSDVCLTVKEAQIKTFRSQTSTMCLLQAISVAFAFRKKR, encoded by the coding sequence ATGTCTACTGCAACAAATCTGAATGAACTACAGGAACAAGTTCGCTCCCGCTATAATGGATTAAGTAAAAGGCTACAGCAGGTTGCACATTATCTACTTGATAATAAAAACAGTGTGGCATTTGATACAATTGCGATCCTTGCAGATAAAGCAAATGTTCCTCCATCGACATTAATTCGTTTTGCCAACGCATTTCATTTCAATGGCTTTAATGAAATGAAACAATTATTTCAAAACCATCTGATGAATGAAATGGTAAACGAAAATGAAAATTTAACTTATAAACAAAAATATAAAGAGGAGCCTCCTAATCTGAATGAGCCTGCCTATATTTTGCAAGAATTTGCGCAAGCAAATAGCCATTCATTGCAACAATTGGCAAATCAGACTCACAGAGAAATGTTAAATAAAACATTACAATTACTGGAACACGCTGAAACAATTTATATTTGTGGCTTTCATCACTCATTCAGTGCTGCAAGTTATTTTTTTCATGCTCTCTCGCATATCCCTTGTGAGACTGTTTTTGTTAACAGTTTAGGTGGTATGTACAAAGAGCAATTGAGAAATATTACACATCGTGATGTGCTCTTTGGCATTCACTTCCACCCGTATTCAGATGAAATGCAAAAAATGTGTGAAATGGCGACTTACAAAGAAGCAAAACAGATTATTGTTACTGATAGTCCAATTAGCCCATTAGCGAGTCTAAGCGATGTTTGTTTAACAGTTAAAGAAGCTCAAATAAAAACCTTTCGTTCTCAAACATCAACAATGTGTTTACTACAAGCAATTTCCGTCGCTTTTGCTTTTAGAAAAAAACGTTAA
- a CDS encoding YadA-like family protein: MLFKKLFLIVFLFPTFSYSNTHLIKENKEKPIIVSIPSISLGEKSKASGNGSIAIGTNSQAKNTHSVAIGTNSLATEENTVSFGNIENNHTSRLVNISDGKNNTDAVNLIQTKKLVDKNRTTTNAINQLKRTVSTDISDLKTHVNNFDNYYRKRQAEITDSIANLDKEIIALEKKVFAGIASSVAMTSIPYLSHHTLSGGIGISNYRTGTAFAGGVQYKPNNDIAFRLNSSINSEKEIIIGGGLAYGW; encoded by the coding sequence ATGCTATTTAAAAAATTATTTTTAATTGTTTTCTTATTTCCAACCTTTTCTTATTCAAACACTCATTTAATAAAAGAAAATAAAGAAAAACCAATAATCGTAAGTATTCCCAGTATTTCATTAGGTGAAAAAAGTAAAGCATCTGGTAACGGTTCAATTGCAATAGGAACAAATAGCCAAGCTAAAAATACACATTCAGTTGCTATAGGAACTAATTCATTAGCAACAGAAGAAAATACAGTGTCATTTGGTAATATTGAGAATAATCATACTTCTCGATTAGTCAATATTAGTGATGGTAAAAATAATACAGATGCAGTAAATCTTATTCAAACTAAAAAATTGGTAGATAAAAATAGAACAACAACTAACGCCATCAATCAACTAAAAAGAACTGTCAGTACAGATATCAGTGATCTCAAAACCCATGTTAATAATTTTGATAATTATTATAGAAAAAGACAAGCTGAAATCACAGATTCAATTGCAAATTTAGATAAAGAAATTATCGCGTTAGAGAAGAAAGTATTTGCTGGCATTGCTTCATCTGTTGCAATGACTAGCATTCCTTATCTTTCTCATCACACCTTAAGCGGCGGAATCGGTATTAGTAATTATCGAACAGGCACAGCATTTGCTGGAGGTGTACAATATAAACCGAATAACGACATTGCATTTCGATTAAACTCTTCCATTAATAGTGAAAAGGAAATTATTATTGGCGGTGGATTAGCGTATGGTTGGTAA
- a CDS encoding N-acetyltransferase gives MNYIFQKMTAKDINAVALLLQANSESQQGGLYGEYPLNKVEAMYQSSTNAIIALYQANIVAVVFSFPVTSFSIPPIAQAINQHFPEITQNNWFYGPVCIDKLHRGKSLLKDLYQQICSLHGGHPIAFVNSENIRSLKAHQKLGMEIVKNFEFKGTSWWVIKGQ, from the coding sequence ATGAATTATATATTTCAAAAAATGACCGCTAAAGATATTAATGCAGTCGCACTATTATTACAGGCAAATTCTGAATCTCAGCAAGGTGGATTATATGGCGAATACCCTCTAAATAAAGTTGAGGCGATGTATCAAAGTAGCACTAACGCCATCATTGCACTTTACCAAGCAAATATTGTAGCTGTTGTTTTTAGCTTTCCTGTTACCTCTTTTTCGATCCCTCCAATTGCTCAAGCTATTAATCAACACTTTCCAGAAATAACACAAAATAATTGGTTTTACGGCCCTGTTTGTATAGATAAATTGCACCGTGGAAAATCCCTATTAAAAGATCTCTACCAGCAGATCTGTTCTTTACATGGCGGGCATCCTATTGCATTTGTGAATAGTGAAAATATTCGGTCACTAAAAGCCCATCAAAAACTAGGTATGGAGATCGTTAAAAATTTTGAGTTTAAAGGCACATCTTGGTGGGTCATTAAAGGACAATGA
- a CDS encoding sulfatase-like hydrolase/transferase produces MTVSRRTFIKGLAASGAAMTVSTPVIANSGNSASNTRSRPENAPNLLIVFPDEMRAHALQFMGEDPSITPNLNKFAKQAKVMTQMASNYPLCSPFRGMFMTGQYPVRNGITGNAHDYGGKVGIDLSPYAKCWSDVLKSLDYSTGYIGKWHLDAPYEPFIESYNNPMEGRYWNEWAAPDRRHGFDFWYSYGTYDLHLKPMYWANDTPRDKPIYIDQWGPEHEADMAIKFLKNENNQFRDNSKPFALVVSMNPPHSPYDQVPKKYLDAYQGKTSKELNTRPNVQWDTEYQEGYGPQYFKEYMAMVNGVDEQFGRIVDELEKQGLADNTLVVFFSDHGSCLGANGQATKNNPYEESMRVPMMFRLPGKIKPGSDDALMSAPDIYPTILGLLGLSEWIPDSVEGTDLADRVVTGKGDTANSQLYLFIPYGEPSFGKRGVRTKTHTLVIDRQDGQPLKYTLYDNVNDPYQMKNIAKDNMPLIEKLIKEELTPWLEKTGDSWRATEFITATTNKLNKTISTCKEK; encoded by the coding sequence ATGACTGTTTCCCGCAGAACTTTTATCAAAGGACTCGCAGCCAGCGGTGCAGCAATGACTGTTTCTACCCCTGTTATTGCTAATTCAGGGAATTCGGCTTCTAACACGCGGTCGCGTCCAGAGAATGCCCCTAACCTATTAATTGTTTTCCCAGATGAAATGCGTGCTCATGCATTACAGTTTATGGGGGAAGACCCTTCAATTACACCTAATTTGAATAAATTTGCGAAGCAAGCCAAAGTAATGACGCAGATGGCTTCAAACTACCCTCTTTGTTCACCATTTCGTGGCATGTTTATGACAGGTCAATACCCTGTTCGTAATGGTATTACAGGAAATGCACATGACTATGGTGGCAAAGTGGGTATTGATTTATCGCCTTATGCCAAATGTTGGTCTGATGTTTTAAAATCTCTCGATTACAGTACTGGTTATATTGGTAAATGGCATCTTGATGCGCCTTACGAACCATTTATTGAAAGTTACAACAATCCAATGGAAGGTCGCTATTGGAATGAATGGGCGGCACCAGATAGACGCCATGGTTTTGATTTTTGGTATTCTTATGGCACTTACGATTTACATTTAAAACCAATGTATTGGGCAAACGATACCCCTCGTGATAAGCCAATTTACATTGATCAGTGGGGACCTGAACATGAAGCTGATATGGCAATCAAGTTCCTCAAAAATGAAAACAATCAATTTAGAGACAATTCGAAACCATTTGCATTAGTGGTTTCAATGAATCCACCTCATTCACCTTATGATCAAGTACCGAAAAAATACCTCGATGCTTATCAAGGTAAAACGTCAAAAGAGCTAAATACACGCCCTAATGTACAGTGGGATACTGAATATCAAGAAGGCTATGGCCCTCAATATTTCAAAGAATATATGGCAATGGTCAACGGTGTTGATGAGCAATTTGGTCGCATCGTAGATGAATTAGAAAAACAAGGCCTTGCAGATAATACTCTCGTTGTGTTCTTCTCTGATCATGGCAGTTGCTTAGGGGCAAATGGACAAGCAACAAAAAATAATCCTTATGAAGAATCCATGCGTGTTCCTATGATGTTTCGTTTACCAGGTAAAATTAAACCAGGTTCTGACGATGCACTCATGTCAGCACCTGATATTTATCCGACTATCTTAGGGCTACTTGGTTTATCAGAATGGATCCCTGATTCAGTAGAAGGTACTGATCTTGCAGATAGAGTAGTGACAGGCAAAGGCGACACAGCAAACTCTCAGCTTTATCTCTTTATTCCTTATGGTGAACCTTCATTTGGTAAACGAGGTGTAAGAACTAAAACTCATACTTTGGTTATAGATAGACAAGATGGGCAACCATTGAAATATACTTTATATGACAATGTGAATGATCCATATCAAATGAAAAATATTGCCAAAGATAATATGCCTTTAATTGAGAAATTAATTAAAGAAGAATTAACCCCTTGGTTGGAAAAAACAGGAGATTCTTGGCGCGCCACTGAATTTATTACGGCAACAACCAATAAATTAAATAAAACAATATCGACATGTAAAGAAAAATAA
- a CDS encoding OmpG porin family protein: MNKLRIALFLPLLGLGLTSFHSQAANVNAMFSWETADYDTPNNYAGYRVDFNINPDKSNWYFDVGFRQREHDNKNRYQRYDLQGSYRFKLNNGWIQPGLKVRQDLTNYDNGSRLTIDFYESKTNYQFPINKDWVLTGSVLFGLQKKEDKRSNGITNTDYLGWEIEPGLRYFITPNINTTVAYFDGGKQAIRHEEYDTKETNHNQQLRMYVNWTTPVGLIVSPSMRKSIFGKIEDRTNKGVYIEKDMTRYTLQMAYQISPQWRVMTEYYNERVENKNDGSKSTQDYFKVSFRATF, translated from the coding sequence ATGAACAAACTTCGTATTGCTCTTTTTTTACCTCTTCTTGGCTTAGGTTTAACTTCTTTTCATTCTCAGGCAGCTAATGTCAATGCCATGTTTTCTTGGGAAACGGCAGATTACGATACACCCAATAACTATGCTGGTTATCGTGTAGATTTTAATATTAATCCAGATAAGTCTAACTGGTATTTCGATGTTGGTTTTCGTCAACGTGAGCATGACAATAAAAATCGTTATCAGCGTTATGATTTACAGGGTAGTTATCGTTTTAAATTAAATAATGGTTGGATCCAACCTGGTTTAAAAGTACGTCAAGATCTGACTAACTATGATAATGGTAGTCGCTTAACTATTGATTTTTATGAATCAAAAACCAATTACCAATTTCCAATTAATAAAGATTGGGTTTTAACCGGTAGTGTTTTATTTGGCTTACAAAAGAAAGAAGACAAACGCAGTAATGGTATCACAAATACGGATTATTTAGGCTGGGAAATTGAACCTGGTCTACGTTATTTTATCACTCCTAATATTAATACAACTGTGGCTTATTTTGATGGTGGTAAACAAGCAATACGACATGAAGAATATGACACAAAAGAAACAAACCATAATCAACAATTACGTATGTATGTAAACTGGACAACTCCAGTAGGATTAATTGTTTCTCCATCAATGCGTAAATCTATTTTCGGAAAAATAGAAGATAGGACAAACAAAGGCGTTTATATCGAAAAAGATATGACACGTTATACCTTACAAATGGCTTATCAAATATCACCTCAATGGCGAGTCATGACGGAATATTATAATGAACGAGTTGAAAATAAAAACGATGGTAGTAAATCAACTCAAGATTATTTCAAAGTTTCATTCCGAGCAACATTCTAA